One Nitrospira sp. DNA window includes the following coding sequences:
- a CDS encoding UPF0234 protein Yitk, producing the protein MADQSSFDVVSEVNMQEMKNVVDQATKEIKQRFDFKDSKTELTLKEKEKELVVLSDDEYKLNAVIEIIKAKCVKRGVSLKAFDYGKIEEALGATVRQVIKIQSGISTEKAKEITKAVKESKLKVQAQIQGEQVRVTGKSRDELQATIALLKGKDFGIDLQFTNYR; encoded by the coding sequence ATGGCTGACCAATCGTCATTTGATGTGGTGTCGGAAGTAAACATGCAGGAGATGAAGAATGTCGTCGATCAGGCGACCAAGGAGATCAAGCAGCGTTTCGATTTCAAGGATTCGAAGACCGAGCTGACGTTGAAGGAGAAGGAAAAGGAACTGGTGGTGCTCTCCGACGACGAGTACAAACTCAATGCGGTCATCGAAATCATCAAGGCGAAATGCGTGAAGCGCGGGGTTTCGCTGAAGGCGTTCGACTATGGCAAGATCGAGGAGGCGCTCGGGGCTACGGTTCGGCAGGTGATCAAGATTCAGAGCGGCATTTCGACGGAGAAGGCCAAGGAAATCACGAAAGCCGTGAAGGAGTCCAAATTGAAGGTGCAGGCGCAAATTCAGGGTGAACAGGTGCGGGTGACCGGCAAGAGCCGGGATGAGTTGCAGGCGACGATTGCGTTGTTGAAGGGGAAGGATTTCGGCATCGATCTACAATTCACCAACTACCGCTAG
- a CDS encoding Asparaginyl-tRNA synthetase produces the protein MPVIYIDEAAAHVGQEVTIRGWLRSRRDKGKLHFLILRDGTGDIQAVVSKGTVGDEQFARSVELTQESSLVVSGTLRQDARAPGGYELDVTRLDVLQVAEPFPIQPKEHGTGFLMEHRHLWLRSSRQHAVLRIRHEIIRACRNFFDDRGFTLVDAPIFTPNACEGTTTLFQTQYFDETAYLTQSGQLYSEATAAAFGKVYCFGPTFRAEKSKTRRHLMEFWMVEPEVAFAQLPDMMELAEQFLSHIVAAVLKARRAELQILERNLARLERVTAPFPRITYEEAIEILQQKGNPTKRGEDFGGDEETILSNEFDRPVIVHRYPAALKAFYMETDSERPDLALCMDVLAPEGYGEIIGGGQRIHSHEKLLARIQDHHLPVQAFQWYLDLRRYGSVPHAGFGMGIERAVAWICGLEHVRETIPFPRMLYRLYP, from the coding sequence ATGCCTGTGATCTATATCGATGAAGCGGCTGCCCATGTCGGGCAAGAGGTGACCATTCGCGGATGGCTCCGCAGCCGGCGCGACAAGGGGAAATTACACTTCCTGATTCTTCGGGACGGAACCGGAGACATTCAAGCCGTGGTCAGCAAGGGGACGGTGGGGGATGAGCAGTTTGCGCGCTCCGTCGAGCTTACGCAGGAATCAAGTCTCGTAGTCAGTGGGACGCTGCGCCAGGATGCCAGGGCACCGGGCGGATACGAACTCGACGTGACGCGCCTTGATGTATTGCAGGTGGCGGAGCCCTTTCCTATTCAGCCCAAGGAGCATGGGACCGGTTTTCTCATGGAGCATCGTCATCTGTGGCTGCGTTCCAGCCGGCAGCATGCCGTGCTGCGCATTCGCCATGAGATTATTCGTGCCTGCCGGAACTTTTTCGACGACCGCGGCTTTACGCTGGTCGATGCGCCGATTTTTACGCCGAATGCCTGCGAGGGAACGACGACCTTGTTCCAGACGCAGTATTTCGATGAGACGGCCTATTTGACCCAGAGCGGACAACTCTACAGCGAAGCAACGGCGGCGGCGTTCGGGAAAGTCTACTGCTTCGGCCCGACCTTTCGCGCGGAGAAGTCCAAGACGCGCCGCCATTTGATGGAGTTTTGGATGGTCGAGCCGGAGGTTGCCTTTGCGCAATTGCCGGATATGATGGAGTTGGCCGAACAGTTCCTGTCTCATATCGTAGCCGCCGTGTTGAAGGCCCGCCGCGCCGAACTCCAGATTCTTGAACGGAACTTGGCGAGACTGGAGCGTGTGACGGCGCCGTTTCCGCGCATTACCTATGAAGAGGCCATCGAGATTCTGCAGCAGAAAGGAAATCCCACGAAGCGAGGAGAGGATTTTGGGGGCGATGAGGAAACGATTCTTTCGAATGAATTCGATCGGCCGGTGATTGTGCATCGGTACCCTGCAGCACTCAAAGCGTTTTATATGGAGACAGATTCTGAACGTCCTGATTTGGCGCTCTGCATGGATGTGCTGGCCCCCGAGGGCTATGGCGAAATCATCGGCGGAGGTCAACGGATCCATAGTCACGAAAAACTTCTGGCCCGCATCCAGGACCATCATCTGCCGGTCCAGGCATTTCAATGGTATCTCGATCTCCGGCGATATGGTTCTGTTCCCCATGCCGGCTTTGGGATGGGCATTGAGCGTGCCGTAGCTTGGATCTGCGGACTGGAGCATGTGCGAGAAACAATTCCCTTTCCGCGCATGTTGTACCGTCTCTATCCTTAG
- a CDS encoding 16S rRNA (cytosine(1402)-N(4))-methyltransferase, whose amino-acid sequence MGKNGSDDDACDSHEPVLVEEILFWLQCKPGGVYVDCTLGYAGLAVRILDHSAPDGILVGIDRDMTALAEARMRLGGAIARVHVRHGNFCDLKTHVADSGVRQVDGVIFDLGVSSPQLDRAERGFSFREDGPLDMRMDQSEGSTAADLIRDLQEAELADLIYHLGEERYARRIARAIVQARTQGVIGTTGQLAAVVKRAVPASYRYGRIHCATRTFQALRIAVNRELEVLEPALRDAVDILAPGGRVCVVSFHSLEDRIVKNTFRAMASGPQASLRVLTKKPVIASEIERRRNPRSRSAKLRVGERIAKECIQ is encoded by the coding sequence GTGGGTAAAAATGGATCTGATGATGACGCTTGCGATTCCCATGAGCCAGTTTTGGTCGAGGAAATCCTGTTCTGGCTGCAGTGTAAACCAGGTGGGGTCTACGTGGACTGCACCCTCGGATATGCTGGGCTCGCTGTTCGTATTCTCGATCACAGCGCCCCGGACGGCATCCTTGTGGGAATCGATCGCGATATGACGGCACTCGCGGAAGCGCGAATGCGTTTGGGAGGCGCCATTGCTCGTGTGCATGTGCGGCATGGGAACTTTTGCGATCTCAAGACGCACGTCGCAGACAGTGGAGTACGACAGGTTGATGGTGTGATTTTCGATCTCGGCGTGTCATCACCTCAGCTCGATCGTGCCGAACGTGGCTTCAGTTTTCGAGAGGACGGTCCTTTGGATATGCGCATGGATCAGAGCGAGGGAAGTACGGCGGCAGATCTCATCCGTGATCTGCAGGAAGCAGAGTTGGCGGATTTGATCTATCACCTCGGGGAAGAGCGGTATGCAAGGAGAATTGCCCGTGCGATCGTCCAGGCAAGAACGCAAGGTGTGATCGGGACTACCGGGCAATTAGCCGCCGTGGTGAAACGAGCCGTGCCGGCTTCCTATCGATATGGGCGGATTCATTGTGCGACGCGCACCTTTCAAGCGTTACGGATCGCAGTGAACCGTGAGTTGGAGGTGCTCGAGCCGGCGCTCAGGGATGCCGTCGATATTCTGGCGCCCGGGGGGCGGGTTTGTGTCGTCTCGTTTCATTCGCTCGAGGACAGGATCGTGAAGAACACCTTTCGGGCCATGGCGTCCGGCCCCCAGGCCTCGCTGAGGGTGCTCACCAAAAAGCCGGTTATCGCCTCGGAAATCGAACGTCGCCGAAACCCGCGATCGCGGAGCGCAAAGTTGCGCGTCGGAGAGCGGATTGCCAAGGAGTGTATACAATGA
- a CDS encoding Cell division protein FtsL, producing MKAVAFAAVTSLVLLFVWERVDIVRIGYHIERLKVQKIALERERDELRVKLSALTAPERIARLAGDKLGMMQPEKGQVVVVHIEPEAPITPVVAEGEVRIAKNIAPRRGR from the coding sequence ATGAAAGCGGTGGCATTTGCTGCGGTCACGTCGCTGGTATTGCTCTTTGTGTGGGAGCGTGTAGATATCGTTCGCATCGGCTATCACATAGAAAGGCTGAAGGTGCAGAAAATCGCCCTTGAACGTGAACGCGACGAATTGCGCGTGAAGCTCTCGGCCTTGACGGCGCCCGAACGGATTGCTCGTTTGGCCGGTGACAAGTTGGGGATGATGCAGCCGGAAAAAGGCCAGGTCGTCGTCGTCCATATCGAGCCGGAGGCGCCGATCACCCCAGTGGTCGCGGAAGGTGAGGTGCGGATCGCCAAGAACATCGCGCCGCGGAGAGGACGGTAG
- a CDS encoding cell division protein FtsI [Peptidoglycan synthetase], which produces MAASPYRGRRIVVACGLVVAFILVIIRLVNLQVLQAAELTVKADRQHQKNVMLEGARGTIYDRNSKVLAMNMDVPSVFGVPASLGNPGQTARNLSPILHVKAAEIEKKLKQEKHFVWLARKLEPEQGRRLERLSLDGVGVLMEGRRFYPKGPLLSHVLGFAGMDDRGLEGVELRYEQYLRGEKRAVVLQRDALGRAVFPKGLNDEGAAAGHSLTLTVDEVIQYIAEKELDEAVGRSNAKSGTAIVMDPKTGGVLAMAVSPRFDPNAVAALAPDRWRNRALTDTYEPGSTMKTVIAAAALEEKVMTPGSMIYGENGQMSIASTVIHDHEKTGWMSFAQMIQKSSNIGAAKVGMALGEWRVFDYLKEFGFGDRTGIDLPGETAGLLRGPKQWGKRSLASISMGQEIGVTPLQMVTAVSAIANGGVLMKPYVVSEIRNAKGRLVAQTMPQARRRVVSADTARTLTTLLEGVVTSGTGGKAAIPGYRVAGKTGTAQKVDPRTGAYSSTLLVGSFLGYVPAEDPRLAMIVVIDEPRGEGWGGVVAAPVFRRIGEQVLNYLGVAVDEPVKLAMAGLES; this is translated from the coding sequence GTGGCTGCGTCTCCCTATCGTGGGCGCCGCATCGTGGTAGCCTGTGGGCTCGTGGTCGCGTTCATCCTGGTCATTATCCGTCTCGTGAATCTTCAAGTATTGCAAGCCGCGGAATTGACCGTGAAGGCCGATCGGCAGCATCAAAAGAACGTTATGCTGGAAGGTGCGCGAGGAACGATTTACGATCGGAACAGCAAGGTGCTGGCGATGAACATGGATGTGCCGTCCGTGTTCGGAGTGCCGGCGTCGCTCGGCAACCCAGGTCAGACCGCGCGGAATCTCTCGCCGATTCTGCATGTGAAGGCGGCGGAGATCGAAAAGAAATTGAAGCAGGAAAAACATTTCGTGTGGCTGGCGAGAAAGTTGGAGCCCGAACAGGGCCGACGGCTGGAGCGCCTGTCCTTGGACGGTGTGGGGGTCCTGATGGAGGGGCGCCGGTTTTATCCCAAGGGTCCCTTGCTTTCGCATGTGCTGGGGTTTGCCGGAATGGATGATCGTGGCTTGGAAGGGGTGGAACTGCGCTACGAGCAATATCTGCGCGGTGAGAAACGGGCCGTGGTGTTGCAGCGTGATGCGTTGGGGCGGGCCGTCTTTCCGAAGGGACTCAACGATGAAGGCGCCGCAGCCGGACACAGTCTGACCCTCACAGTGGACGAAGTGATCCAGTACATCGCCGAAAAAGAGCTGGACGAGGCGGTGGGCCGGTCCAACGCCAAGTCCGGTACCGCCATTGTGATGGATCCCAAGACCGGGGGCGTGCTGGCCATGGCCGTCAGCCCGCGCTTCGATCCTAACGCGGTCGCGGCGTTGGCTCCCGACCGATGGCGCAACCGTGCGTTGACGGACACCTACGAACCTGGTTCGACGATGAAGACCGTCATCGCAGCAGCCGCGCTTGAGGAGAAAGTGATGACGCCGGGCAGTATGATCTATGGTGAAAACGGCCAAATGTCGATCGCCAGCACGGTCATCCACGACCACGAAAAAACGGGCTGGATGTCCTTCGCGCAGATGATCCAGAAGTCGAGCAATATCGGTGCGGCGAAAGTCGGCATGGCGTTGGGTGAGTGGCGGGTCTTCGACTATCTCAAGGAATTCGGATTCGGCGACAGGACCGGCATCGATTTGCCCGGCGAAACGGCGGGATTGTTGCGGGGCCCGAAACAGTGGGGGAAGCGTTCTCTCGCTTCCATTTCGATGGGGCAGGAAATTGGGGTGACGCCGCTTCAGATGGTCACGGCCGTGTCGGCCATCGCCAACGGCGGCGTTCTGATGAAGCCCTATGTGGTCTCGGAGATCCGCAACGCCAAGGGGCGACTGGTCGCGCAGACCATGCCGCAAGCGAGACGGCGGGTGGTTTCCGCGGATACGGCCAGAACCTTGACGACGTTGCTGGAGGGAGTCGTGACGAGCGGGACGGGAGGGAAGGCGGCCATTCCCGGCTATCGTGTGGCCGGGAAGACAGGCACGGCACAAAAGGTCGATCCCCGTACCGGCGCCTATTCCTCCACGCTGCTCGTGGGTTCCTTTCTCGGCTATGTGCCGGCCGAGGACCCGCGGTTGGCGATGATCGTGGTGATCGACGAACCGCGCGGAGAGGGCTGGGGCGGGGTCGTCGCGGCGCCGGTGTTCCGCCGGATCGGAGAGCAGGTCCTCAATTATCTGGGTGTGGCGGTGGATGAGCCCGTCAAGCTGGCCATGGCCGGTCTTGAATCCTGA
- a CDS encoding UDP-N-acetylmuramoyl-dipeptide--2,6-diaminopimelate ligase produces the protein MTLDELIGPIQGRLGVLERSGDQRVTITGLTDDSRKVEPGSLFVAVKGERVDGHEFLDHVLNAGAAAVVVDRGTAVGSIPTVRVQDSRAALGIIGSRFYHDPSIALRMIGVTGTNGKTTTTYVVKAMLEAASRQVGLIGTVAYLVGKEWLPASHTTPGALELQRLFARMVEARLDTVVMEVSSHALALDRTAGAEFDVAVFTNLTQDHLDFHLDMERYFQAKRALFAELGQAGSRKERKRAIVNVDDPWGEKIRDACRVPVWTYGLHRQADLHAEDLMLSASGTRFTLRSPLGTCAIQSRLVGEHNVYNLLAAIGVVMHEGLTLEQVCAAVGAVSNVPGRFERVEAGQDFTVVVDYAHTEDALVRLLTAAQALRTGRIITVFGCGGDRDRTKRPKMGRAAVQYSDVVVLTSDNPRTEDPAAILNEVEIGVKEALVAKPHVRYRMIADRRVAIEAAIQEAKAGDMVLIAGKGHEDYQIIGTVKHHFDDREVAREAIGKLRTGA, from the coding sequence ATGACGCTCGACGAACTGATCGGTCCCATTCAGGGGCGCCTTGGGGTGTTGGAACGGAGCGGGGATCAGCGGGTGACGATTACCGGTCTGACCGACGATTCCAGGAAGGTAGAGCCGGGCTCTCTCTTCGTGGCCGTGAAGGGTGAGCGGGTCGATGGGCATGAGTTTCTGGATCACGTCCTGAACGCGGGAGCGGCCGCGGTGGTCGTGGACAGAGGTACAGCAGTCGGATCGATCCCCACCGTTCGCGTGCAGGACTCGCGTGCGGCCTTGGGGATCATCGGCAGCCGGTTCTATCACGATCCTTCGATCGCGCTGCGGATGATCGGGGTGACGGGTACGAACGGAAAAACGACGACGACCTACGTCGTGAAGGCCATGCTCGAAGCGGCGAGCAGGCAGGTCGGGCTCATCGGCACGGTCGCCTATCTCGTCGGGAAAGAATGGCTTCCGGCTTCGCACACGACGCCGGGGGCCCTGGAACTGCAGCGGTTGTTTGCGCGGATGGTCGAGGCCCGGTTGGATACGGTGGTGATGGAGGTGTCGTCCCACGCGCTCGCGCTGGATCGGACTGCCGGCGCCGAATTTGACGTCGCGGTGTTTACCAACCTGACGCAGGACCATCTCGACTTTCACCTCGACATGGAGCGGTATTTCCAGGCGAAGCGCGCACTCTTCGCCGAACTCGGGCAAGCAGGGAGCCGCAAGGAGCGGAAGCGGGCGATCGTCAACGTCGATGATCCCTGGGGCGAGAAGATTCGTGATGCCTGTAGGGTTCCGGTTTGGACCTATGGCTTGCATCGGCAGGCGGACCTCCATGCGGAGGACCTGATGCTGTCGGCATCCGGCACCAGGTTTACGCTGCGTAGCCCCCTTGGGACCTGTGCCATTCAGAGTCGATTGGTGGGGGAGCACAACGTCTATAATCTCTTGGCCGCCATCGGTGTGGTCATGCACGAGGGATTGACGCTTGAACAGGTCTGTGCCGCCGTAGGGGCGGTATCCAACGTGCCGGGGCGATTCGAACGCGTCGAGGCAGGCCAGGATTTTACCGTCGTGGTGGACTATGCACATACCGAAGACGCGTTGGTCCGATTGCTGACCGCGGCCCAGGCGCTCCGCACAGGGCGTATCATCACCGTCTTCGGGTGCGGCGGCGATCGCGACCGGACCAAGCGCCCCAAGATGGGGCGCGCGGCCGTGCAGTATAGTGATGTGGTGGTGTTGACGTCGGACAACCCCCGCACCGAGGATCCGGCCGCAATCCTGAACGAAGTCGAAATCGGGGTGAAGGAGGCGCTTGTGGCGAAACCCCACGTTCGCTATCGCATGATTGCCGATCGCCGGGTTGCGATCGAGGCTGCGATTCAGGAGGCCAAGGCGGGCGATATGGTCTTGATCGCGGGGAAGGGCCACGAGGATTATCAGATCATAGGGACCGTGAAACATCACTTCGACGATCGCGAAGTAGCGCGTGAAGCGATCGGTAAACTTCGGACGGGTGCCTGA
- a CDS encoding UDP-N-acetylmuramoyl-tripeptide--D-alanyl-D-alanine ligase, with protein sequence MRDHGSRGGMALFTVEEICEVLSAKSPTALTPQQLKQRIRRVVTDSRLVRKGDLFIAFAGDRFDGHAFVAKALAQGAVCAVVRDGHPLPPLPKRAEPPLLLGVRDTLEAYQRLATHYRSRFSIPVIAITGSNGKTTTKDMVAQVVAQRWKTLKTEGNLNNRIGVPQTLFQLTPRHQAAVIEMGVDQQGQTTRLCEIAKPTIGVITNIGPDHLEFFGSMEGSAQAKAELLDHLPQDGAVVLNADDDYFDYLAARAQCRVVAFGRSPKADIRAVNIRPDEKGGTVFGLVLPGKSRQPEIHIRTQGLHNVGNALAAAAVGSVLGLSGSAVAEGLAKFRPAAMRSQISTTHGVQVINDCYNANPASMKAALQLLAELGHGKRSIAVLGDMLELGVDSKRMHREVGAFLAGQGIGQLLACGVLGRELAEGARQAGMASERILELPDAAAAGIALTSMVRQGDVVLVKASRGMRMEQVVDTLAGMRRVAKKAC encoded by the coding sequence ATGCGCGACCATGGAAGCCGCGGGGGGATGGCGCTGTTTACGGTCGAAGAAATTTGCGAGGTCTTGAGTGCCAAATCGCCGACGGCGCTGACGCCGCAGCAGTTGAAACAACGGATCCGGCGTGTGGTCACCGATTCGCGCCTGGTGCGGAAGGGCGATCTCTTCATCGCCTTTGCAGGTGATCGGTTCGACGGCCATGCGTTCGTGGCGAAGGCCTTGGCACAAGGGGCCGTGTGTGCCGTCGTACGGGATGGGCATCCTCTGCCACCGTTGCCGAAACGTGCGGAGCCGCCGTTGTTGCTCGGGGTGCGGGATACCCTGGAAGCCTATCAACGGTTGGCCACGCACTATCGGAGCCGCTTCTCGATTCCGGTGATCGCGATTACCGGGAGCAACGGCAAGACGACCACCAAGGACATGGTGGCCCAGGTGGTCGCACAGCGATGGAAGACGCTCAAGACCGAAGGGAATCTCAATAATCGTATCGGCGTCCCGCAGACCCTGTTTCAACTCACGCCGCGTCACCAGGCCGCCGTCATCGAAATGGGTGTAGACCAGCAGGGACAAACGACGAGGTTGTGCGAAATCGCGAAGCCGACGATCGGGGTCATTACCAACATCGGTCCGGACCATTTGGAATTTTTCGGCAGCATGGAGGGGTCCGCGCAGGCCAAGGCCGAGTTGCTCGATCACCTGCCTCAAGACGGCGCCGTGGTGTTGAACGCCGACGATGACTATTTCGATTACCTTGCGGCGCGGGCGCAATGCCGGGTTGTGGCATTCGGCCGTTCGCCGAAGGCGGATATTCGCGCCGTCAACATTCGGCCTGATGAGAAGGGCGGCACGGTCTTCGGTCTCGTGTTGCCGGGCAAGAGCCGGCAGCCGGAGATTCACATCCGCACGCAGGGTTTGCACAACGTGGGCAATGCCCTCGCGGCCGCCGCAGTGGGCTCTGTGTTGGGGTTGTCGGGATCAGCCGTCGCGGAGGGTTTGGCGAAGTTCCGTCCGGCCGCCATGCGATCACAGATCAGCACGACGCACGGCGTGCAAGTGATCAACGATTGTTACAATGCCAATCCGGCTTCCATGAAGGCGGCCCTTCAACTTCTGGCAGAACTCGGCCATGGCAAACGTTCGATCGCGGTGCTGGGCGACATGTTGGAGTTGGGTGTGGACAGCAAGCGGATGCATCGAGAGGTGGGGGCGTTCCTCGCCGGCCAAGGGATCGGACAGTTGCTGGCCTGCGGCGTTTTAGGACGAGAACTTGCCGAAGGCGCTCGTCAGGCCGGAATGGCGTCCGAGAGAATTCTCGAACTGCCGGACGCCGCGGCGGCCGGAATTGCGCTGACTTCGATGGTGAGGCAGGGCGACGTGGTGCTGGTGAAGGCATCACGGGGCATGCGGATGGAACAGGTCGTGGACACCTTGGCCGGGATGCGGCGGGTCGCAAAGAAGGCCTGCTAG
- a CDS encoding Phospho-N-acetylmuramoyl-pentapeptide-transferase: MLYNWLYPLHTQFSFLNVFRYQSFRIIYAAVTAFLIAFVMAPWLIRKLQEIKLGQQIRDDGPKRHLAKSGTPTMGGILIIFAVVLTTLLWADMTNRYVWLVVVATVGFGAVGFVDDYLKFIKRQSKGLSAAQKFTCQILVALTIGVFLYTLPSYTTKLSVPFFKYFTPDLGWFYIVFVILVIVGSSNAVNLTDGLDGLAIGPVMIAALAYTIVAYVTGNRVMAEYLLIPYIEGAGEIAIFTGAVLGASLGFLWFNTYPASVFMGDVGSLPLGAALGTVAVISKHELLLLLVGGVFVIEALSVILQVGSYKLRGKRIFNMAPIHHHFEMKGWDEPKVVVRLWIIAILLALLSLSTLKLR, translated from the coding sequence ATGCTGTACAACTGGCTCTATCCGCTGCACACACAGTTTTCTTTCCTGAACGTCTTTCGGTATCAGAGTTTTCGGATCATCTATGCGGCGGTCACGGCGTTTCTGATCGCGTTTGTGATGGCTCCCTGGCTCATCAGAAAGTTGCAGGAGATCAAGCTCGGCCAGCAGATTCGAGACGACGGGCCGAAGCGGCATTTGGCGAAAAGCGGAACGCCGACCATGGGCGGGATCCTCATCATCTTCGCCGTCGTCTTGACCACCCTCCTGTGGGCCGACATGACCAATCGCTACGTATGGCTGGTGGTGGTGGCGACGGTGGGATTCGGAGCGGTGGGGTTCGTCGACGACTATCTCAAATTCATCAAGCGGCAATCGAAGGGGCTGTCGGCGGCGCAAAAGTTCACCTGCCAAATTCTCGTGGCGCTGACCATCGGCGTCTTTCTCTATACGTTGCCCAGCTATACCACGAAACTCAGCGTGCCGTTCTTCAAATACTTCACACCGGATCTGGGGTGGTTCTACATCGTCTTCGTCATTCTCGTCATCGTCGGCAGCTCCAACGCCGTCAATCTGACGGACGGGCTCGACGGGTTGGCCATCGGGCCGGTCATGATCGCGGCGCTGGCCTATACGATCGTGGCCTATGTGACCGGGAACCGGGTGATGGCGGAATACTTGCTCATTCCCTACATCGAAGGCGCCGGAGAAATCGCGATCTTCACCGGAGCCGTGTTGGGGGCGAGCTTGGGGTTCCTCTGGTTCAACACCTATCCGGCATCCGTCTTCATGGGCGATGTGGGATCGCTTCCGTTGGGGGCGGCACTGGGGACCGTGGCGGTGATCAGCAAGCACGAACTCCTGTTGCTCTTGGTGGGGGGCGTATTCGTCATCGAGGCCTTGTCGGTGATCTTACAGGTCGGATCCTACAAGCTGCGCGGGAAACGAATCTTCAATATGGCTCCCATCCATCATCATTTTGAAATGAAAGGATGGGACGAGCCGAAGGTCGTGGTCCGCCTCTGGATCATTGCGATTTTGCTGGCGCTGCTCAGCCTGAGTACGTTGAAACTTCGATAG
- a CDS encoding UDP-N-acetylmuramoyl-L-alanine--D-glutamate ligase, with amino-acid sequence MNVKDQQVTVVGLARSGVAAARLLHHLGARVTVADRKEPQELGPVLSQLDRANIAVNVGAGYESALDRADLVVISPGVPTQLEAFNPVRARGVRVIGELELAARFLTAPVVAVTGTNGKSTTVTLIGKFLQESGKKAFVGGNLGTAASEAALASVQTAAGGAAPYDYVVLEVSSFQLETIEQFHPWIAAVLNVTLDHMDRYASVDDYVAAKARIFENQTAGDYSLFNLDDARVAALRARTKGAVLGFSRSGAVQPDVAGTTVLDGDLIVTTVRGRREEICRRSDMRLIGLHNVENVMAAVTYGLLCGCSIEAIRTVLRSFPGLEHALEIVRERRGVRFVNDSKGTNVDAVMKALEGIEQPIWLIAGGRDKGGDFSRLEKLIREKVKGLILIGEAAGRIQAAMGDFDRCRHAATLRAAVELAAREAQPGEVVLLSPACASFDMFADYQDRGRQFKALVQALPA; translated from the coding sequence ATGAACGTCAAGGATCAACAGGTCACGGTCGTCGGGTTGGCGCGCAGCGGCGTGGCGGCCGCGCGGTTGCTGCATCACCTTGGCGCACGGGTCACCGTGGCCGATCGGAAGGAGCCGCAGGAGTTGGGCCCCGTCCTGTCGCAACTGGACCGAGCGAACATTGCGGTGAACGTGGGCGCCGGGTATGAATCGGCGCTCGATCGGGCCGATCTCGTGGTCATCAGCCCCGGCGTGCCGACGCAGCTGGAGGCCTTCAATCCTGTACGCGCGCGCGGAGTTCGCGTGATCGGGGAATTGGAACTGGCCGCTCGATTCCTGACGGCACCGGTCGTGGCCGTGACCGGGACGAACGGTAAGAGCACCACCGTGACGCTGATCGGCAAGTTTTTGCAGGAGAGCGGAAAGAAGGCCTTCGTCGGAGGTAATTTGGGAACGGCCGCCAGTGAAGCCGCACTCGCCTCTGTCCAGACCGCGGCAGGCGGTGCCGCGCCCTACGACTACGTGGTGCTGGAGGTGTCGAGTTTCCAGCTGGAAACGATCGAGCAGTTCCATCCCTGGATCGCGGCGGTGCTGAACGTGACGCTGGACCATATGGATCGTTATGCCTCGGTGGATGACTATGTGGCGGCGAAGGCCAGGATCTTCGAAAACCAAACGGCCGGTGACTATTCCCTGTTCAACCTTGATGATGCCAGAGTCGCGGCCCTGCGCGCGCGGACCAAGGGCGCGGTCCTGGGATTCAGCCGCAGCGGCGCCGTACAGCCGGACGTGGCGGGAACCACGGTGCTGGACGGTGACCTGATCGTCACGACGGTCAGGGGGCGGCGGGAAGAAATCTGTCGACGGAGCGACATGCGATTGATCGGGCTCCACAACGTGGAGAATGTGATGGCGGCGGTGACGTATGGGTTGCTCTGCGGTTGTTCGATCGAGGCCATTCGTACGGTGCTCCGATCCTTCCCCGGGTTGGAACATGCGCTTGAGATCGTCCGCGAGCGTCGCGGCGTCCGGTTCGTCAACGATTCGAAGGGCACGAATGTGGATGCCGTGATGAAGGCCTTGGAAGGGATCGAACAACCGATCTGGTTGATCGCCGGCGGGCGCGACAAGGGGGGAGATTTTTCGCGGTTGGAGAAGCTGATACGAGAGAAGGTGAAGGGGCTCATCTTGATCGGTGAGGCGGCCGGCCGCATCCAGGCCGCCATGGGGGATTTCGACCGCTGTCGTCATGCAGCGACCCTCCGCGCCGCCGTGGAGCTCGCTGCGCGGGAGGCGCAGCCCGGTGAGGTGGTCTTACTCTCACCGGCCTGCGCCAGTTTCGACATGTTTGCGGACTATCAAGACCGGGGTCGGCAATTCAAGGCTCTGGTGCAGGCGTTGCCGGCCTGA